A portion of the Bacteroides faecium genome contains these proteins:
- a CDS encoding rhomboid family intramembrane serine protease, which produces MALKPSYDDKLHLSGLSNTEILILALEASQKLEWNIEELTPEGIRFEVPLNWYSHGEEITFTLEKESDGEVSVRSQSRSVQFVDYGKNRKNFQKLQKTMEEVRAALPPEKLTQKANELEEEFNRPLTEEEKAYIEEEKKKGSLLSFFIPRKGFIATPILIDINILVFILMVASGVGILEPSTLALLKWGADFGPLTLTGDWWRTVTCNFIHIGGFHLAMNIYAFMFVGLFLEQLIGSRRMFASYLLTGLCSAVFSLYMHPETISAGASGAIFGLYGIFLAFLLFHGIAKEQRKALLTSILIFVGYNLVYGMKEGIDNAAHIGGLLSGFLLGIVYVFSYKFEKADAQRTVSIIGELGIFCIFLFSFIMLCKNVSPLYQEIRQEWDSGIVEAYLNGELEEEENKDDSAMSVSDDSSGRQLPSYVPVGNNDTWLSYYDTETNFSCQYPTNWTKITGVEGLTPISHPPLLRLANGANQLSVTAITYDTQKEFEHTKKLLLTLPRNAQGQPSEDYKQSNVNINGLSMTRTTNPLHIGAPDEQGEDIQQIVLNYFQESNKRIFSIVMLVYDEEAEPDLEAIASSIQITK; this is translated from the coding sequence ATGGCACTCAAACCTTCATATGACGACAAACTACATTTATCAGGATTATCAAATACGGAAATTCTTATATTAGCTCTCGAGGCTTCTCAAAAACTTGAATGGAACATTGAGGAACTAACTCCGGAAGGCATCCGGTTCGAAGTCCCGCTCAATTGGTACTCCCATGGAGAAGAAATAACTTTCACTTTAGAAAAGGAAAGTGACGGAGAAGTATCTGTCCGCAGCCAATCTCGTTCCGTACAATTTGTAGATTACGGCAAGAACAGAAAGAATTTCCAAAAGCTACAGAAGACAATGGAAGAAGTAAGAGCCGCCCTTCCCCCGGAAAAACTGACCCAGAAAGCAAACGAGCTGGAAGAAGAGTTCAACCGCCCGCTCACAGAAGAAGAAAAAGCATATATAGAAGAGGAAAAGAAAAAAGGTTCTCTCTTGTCTTTCTTTATTCCACGCAAAGGATTTATAGCAACGCCTATCCTGATAGACATCAACATTCTGGTATTTATCCTGATGGTCGCTTCGGGAGTGGGAATCTTAGAACCCAGCACATTGGCGCTGTTAAAATGGGGAGCCGACTTCGGCCCGCTGACCCTTACAGGTGACTGGTGGCGTACGGTGACCTGCAACTTCATTCACATCGGTGGTTTCCATCTTGCGATGAACATATATGCCTTCATGTTTGTCGGTCTTTTCCTGGAACAACTGATAGGAAGCCGCCGGATGTTCGCTTCTTATCTCCTGACCGGGCTATGTTCGGCCGTATTCAGCTTATATATGCATCCCGAGACAATCAGCGCCGGAGCTTCCGGGGCAATCTTCGGACTCTACGGTATATTCCTCGCCTTCCTCTTATTCCACGGCATTGCCAAAGAACAACGAAAAGCATTACTAACCAGTATCCTTATTTTTGTCGGCTATAATTTGGTTTATGGGATGAAAGAAGGAATTGACAATGCAGCACATATCGGCGGATTATTAAGCGGCTTCTTACTGGGAATTGTTTATGTATTCAGCTATAAGTTCGAAAAAGCCGATGCGCAGCGAACCGTATCCATCATTGGAGAACTTGGCATATTCTGTATTTTCCTGTTCAGTTTCATTATGCTTTGCAAGAATGTCTCGCCCCTGTATCAAGAGATACGTCAAGAGTGGGACAGCGGAATCGTAGAAGCCTATCTTAATGGAGAACTGGAAGAAGAAGAAAACAAGGATGATTCGGCTATGAGTGTTTCCGATGATTCTTCCGGCAGGCAGCTTCCTTCATATGTTCCCGTCGGCAATAACGATACATGGCTTTCTTACTACGATACAGAAACCAATTTCAGTTGCCAGTATCCTACCAACTGGACAAAAATAACAGGAGTAGAAGGCTTGACTCCCATCTCGCATCCCCCATTGCTCAGACTTGCCAACGGAGCCAACCAACTATCCGTTACGGCTATTACCTATGACACACAGAAAGAATTTGAACATACAAAAAAATTATTGCTCACTCTCCCGCGAAATGCACAGGGACAACCATCGGAAGACTATAAGCAGAGCAATGTTAATATCAACGGGCTATCCATGACAAGGACTACCAATCCTTTGCATATTGGTGCTCCCGACGAACAGGGAGAAGATATACAACAAATTGTATTAAACTATTTTCAAGAAAGTAATAAAAGAATCTTTAGTATTGTCATGCTCGTTTATGACGAAGAAGCGGAACCCGATTTAGAAGCCATCGCATCAAGTATTCAGATAACCAAATAA
- a CDS encoding DUF4132 domain-containing protein, which yields MRLIYNEALNKRILPYLEKLTKKKSSLDKETSVLFDIFMLYFNMDTRYGTYSDKLEPCIISIIKEEKIKSVANLFDGKLDKLLHYLLGDEYAHLFHTYLKLKAHCPYTQGYSRRSQRAVNPYLHFSHVIDALTQFLKLRATGFTDQVILNGGNTPEEIEAYKDSMNCQNWMAAQIAEGNQTVIDYLYNVLTSENNANRLNQGHLQAIAVSGHRPLLELEGKLLLAAKLQEGLRQAIVETMDEGCPESYLYLLSVIYDNGLQRFASVKRGIAVSTGIGEQDSSERVNNKYIELILKFLKNQDEARKALQSKDTIELYLALWSIGFYNTNDIQALASDIIRNGTKHQVQTYLYFLRCTQHSAMSYCISKDAFEKWHSDPSVVAAILPLYLSDFYLSRYGGREDPKLTDYFENREEAVRHYEYLKQIYQSISTKETYAPYIFPWESAQLTQSEVVMKMAYIIWMLNDSAMKDDLCSYLVSLDSYMRASYIGIVLNPPTSPLQEEYILQSLGDRSLDVRNESYKVLSEMALSPEQNQKVEELLRFKYSEMRINAINLLMKQPKEELAGSIRRLITDKVAERRLAGLDMMKTIHNVEFMQDIYQELLPAIREIQKPNAKEKVLIESLIGDGTEKKATQHYTKENGFGLYSPDFEVSLPEIAPDKGFNVKKAFEFIGFGRAKLTFERLSKYIAAHKNDEFKNDYGEARLVGNSVLMKWSNYGGLSALGLPELWMDFYEREIGSYEKLMMMSFMLASTGVAQDNDDYDEEDEEDRKADIKSANSFEPLVNKMYAGFTYRGLQKVVRKLPYYEQMEDIIDALTSEYRDETVYQRMAANMLLQLTPLLDTKNIFRQYTSKHAWLRDKLEYGEKLIVYPIHNNKFVQFWLDTPCRPIDDALFTRYFTVRYQLYKLTNYMEHTPELEETDSYLQCVDFARAWMLGLIPTEEVYRELIARVNSPEQIKNITLVLNENRRFNERDREWMTYIKDFNFSLFRPLLQKVVDRILDIELSRGDSETQVTRLAEELTCVYGAETFIRILQAFGKDTFIRDSYNWRNTKRGVLSSLLHACYPLPADTSAHLKKLAKQAGISDERLVEAAMFAPQWIELTEQATGWKGLTSAAYYFHAHTNETCDDKKKAIIARYTPIDVEDLRDGAFDIGWFKDAFKTIGKQRFEVVYNAAKYISCSNSHTRARKFADATNGAVKAEDIKKEISAKRNKDLLMSYGLIPLGKKADKELLERYQFLQKFLKESKDFGAQRQESEKKAVGIALQNLALNSGYGDVTRLTWSMETELIKELLPYLSPKEIEDVEAYVHINDEGKAEIKQIKAGKELNSMPAKLKKHPYVEELKAVHKKLKDQYTRSRVMLEQAMEDCIRFEENELCKLMQNPVIWPLLRHLVFICNGQAGFYTDGLLVTANAVCLPLKSKDELRIAHPTDLYASGDWHTYQKFLFDKAIRQPFKQVFRELYVPTSEEENATQSRRYAGNQIQPQKTVAVLKGRRWVADYEDGLQKIYYKENIIATIYAMADWFSPADIEAPILEYVCFHNRRDYKLMNISEIPPVIFSEVMRDVDLAVSIAHAGSVDPETSHSTIEMRSTLVELTMPLFHLNNVKVKGNFAHIEGKLGKYNIHLGSGVIHQEGGAQIAVLPVHSQSRGRLFLPFVDEDPKTAEILTKIIFFAEDNKIKDPSILNQIK from the coding sequence ATGAGACTCATTTATAATGAAGCATTAAATAAACGGATACTTCCGTACTTGGAGAAATTAACCAAGAAAAAAAGTAGTTTAGACAAAGAAACTAGCGTCTTGTTTGATATATTTATGCTATACTTTAATATGGATACCCGGTATGGCACATATAGCGACAAGCTCGAACCTTGCATTATAAGTATTATCAAGGAAGAGAAAATCAAGAGCGTAGCCAATCTTTTCGACGGAAAGCTGGACAAACTGCTCCACTATTTACTGGGAGATGAATATGCACATCTGTTCCACACTTATCTGAAGCTCAAAGCGCATTGCCCATACACACAAGGATATTCAAGACGGTCACAACGCGCCGTCAATCCTTATCTGCACTTCTCCCATGTGATAGACGCGCTGACGCAATTCCTAAAACTTCGCGCTACCGGCTTCACAGACCAAGTCATACTGAACGGTGGAAATACGCCGGAAGAAATAGAAGCCTACAAGGACAGCATGAACTGCCAGAACTGGATGGCAGCCCAAATAGCAGAAGGCAACCAAACCGTTATTGACTACCTGTACAACGTACTGACCAGTGAAAATAACGCCAACCGCCTTAATCAGGGACATCTTCAGGCTATCGCAGTGAGCGGACACCGCCCATTGCTGGAACTGGAAGGGAAATTACTTTTGGCGGCCAAATTACAGGAAGGACTCCGACAGGCTATCGTGGAAACAATGGACGAAGGATGTCCCGAAAGTTATTTATATCTGCTCTCGGTGATTTACGACAACGGCCTGCAACGCTTTGCTTCCGTGAAACGGGGCATCGCAGTCAGCACGGGAATCGGAGAGCAGGACAGCAGCGAACGCGTCAACAATAAATATATAGAACTAATCCTGAAATTCCTGAAGAATCAGGACGAGGCACGCAAAGCCCTTCAAAGCAAAGATACCATCGAGCTTTATCTGGCTTTATGGAGCATTGGGTTTTATAATACAAACGATATTCAGGCACTTGCATCGGACATCATCAGGAACGGAACCAAACATCAAGTGCAGACATACCTTTATTTCCTGCGTTGTACGCAACACTCCGCCATGAGTTATTGCATCAGCAAGGATGCCTTTGAGAAGTGGCACAGTGACCCGTCGGTCGTGGCAGCTATTCTCCCACTCTATCTCTCTGATTTTTATCTTAGCCGGTATGGTGGACGTGAAGACCCGAAACTCACCGATTACTTTGAGAACAGGGAAGAAGCCGTACGCCACTATGAATATTTGAAGCAAATCTATCAGTCTATCTCAACCAAGGAAACCTATGCTCCTTATATATTCCCGTGGGAAAGCGCGCAGCTCACCCAGTCGGAAGTGGTTATGAAAATGGCATATATCATTTGGATGCTGAATGATTCTGCCATGAAAGATGACCTTTGCAGTTATCTGGTATCCCTCGATTCCTATATGCGGGCAAGCTATATCGGTATCGTACTGAATCCGCCCACCAGTCCGCTGCAAGAAGAATATATACTGCAATCACTGGGCGACCGTTCTCTGGATGTACGCAACGAGTCTTACAAAGTATTGTCTGAAATGGCCTTATCGCCCGAACAGAATCAGAAAGTGGAAGAGTTGCTTCGTTTCAAATATAGCGAGATGCGTATCAACGCTATCAACCTGCTGATGAAACAGCCGAAAGAAGAACTGGCCGGCAGCATCCGACGACTGATTACAGACAAAGTGGCCGAACGCCGCCTGGCGGGATTGGATATGATGAAGACAATTCATAATGTAGAATTTATGCAAGACATCTATCAGGAACTTCTTCCTGCCATCAGGGAAATTCAGAAACCGAACGCTAAAGAAAAGGTGCTGATAGAATCTTTGATTGGTGACGGAACGGAGAAGAAAGCCACGCAGCACTACACCAAAGAAAACGGTTTCGGTCTGTACAGTCCTGATTTCGAAGTAAGCCTGCCGGAAATTGCGCCGGACAAAGGATTCAATGTCAAGAAAGCATTCGAGTTTATCGGTTTTGGAAGAGCCAAACTCACTTTCGAAAGATTGAGTAAATACATCGCCGCACACAAAAACGACGAATTTAAAAACGACTACGGGGAAGCACGCCTGGTGGGTAACAGCGTACTGATGAAATGGAGCAACTACGGTGGACTGAGTGCCCTTGGGCTCCCGGAGCTCTGGATGGATTTCTACGAACGTGAAATCGGAAGTTACGAGAAATTAATGATGATGAGTTTCATGCTTGCATCGACAGGCGTTGCCCAGGATAATGACGACTACGACGAGGAAGATGAAGAAGACAGAAAAGCCGATATAAAATCAGCCAACAGTTTTGAACCGCTTGTCAACAAGATGTATGCGGGTTTCACCTACCGCGGATTGCAGAAGGTAGTCCGGAAGTTGCCTTACTATGAACAAATGGAAGATATTATCGACGCGCTGACGTCTGAATACAGAGACGAAACGGTTTACCAACGAATGGCTGCCAATATGTTGCTCCAACTGACACCCTTACTCGATACAAAGAATATCTTCCGCCAATATACGAGCAAACACGCATGGCTCAGAGACAAACTGGAATACGGAGAAAAGCTCATTGTTTATCCGATACACAACAATAAGTTTGTCCAGTTCTGGCTTGACACACCCTGCAGGCCGATAGACGACGCCTTGTTTACCCGCTACTTCACCGTGCGCTATCAGCTCTACAAGCTCACCAACTATATGGAGCATACACCCGAACTGGAAGAAACCGATTCCTATCTGCAATGCGTGGACTTTGCCCGTGCCTGGATGCTGGGATTGATTCCGACAGAAGAAGTATATCGTGAACTGATAGCCCGTGTCAATTCTCCCGAACAAATCAAGAATATCACTCTGGTATTGAACGAGAACCGTCGTTTCAACGAAAGAGACAGGGAGTGGATGACCTATATCAAGGACTTCAACTTCTCTCTCTTCCGGCCACTGCTGCAAAAGGTAGTCGACCGTATCCTGGACATAGAACTGTCACGTGGAGATTCCGAAACGCAGGTTACCCGCCTGGCCGAAGAATTGACTTGTGTCTATGGTGCCGAAACATTTATCCGTATCCTGCAAGCATTCGGCAAAGATACGTTCATACGCGACAGTTATAATTGGCGGAACACGAAACGGGGAGTATTGAGCAGCCTGCTCCATGCTTGCTATCCGTTGCCGGCAGACACAAGCGCCCATCTCAAGAAACTGGCGAAACAAGCCGGAATCAGTGACGAGCGACTGGTGGAAGCCGCCATGTTCGCTCCCCAATGGATAGAACTTACCGAACAAGCGACAGGATGGAAAGGACTGACAAGCGCAGCTTACTACTTCCACGCCCATACCAACGAGACTTGCGACGACAAGAAGAAAGCAATTATCGCCCGCTATACTCCGATTGACGTAGAAGACCTTCGGGATGGTGCTTTCGACATCGGCTGGTTCAAAGATGCTTTCAAGACGATTGGCAAACAACGCTTTGAAGTAGTCTACAATGCTGCCAAGTATATTTCATGCAGCAACAGCCACACCCGCGCCCGCAAATTTGCGGACGCCACTAACGGCGCAGTGAAAGCGGAGGATATAAAGAAGGAAATATCAGCCAAGCGCAACAAAGATTTATTAATGAGCTACGGCCTCATCCCACTAGGAAAGAAAGCGGATAAAGAGCTGTTGGAACGTTACCAATTCCTGCAAAAGTTCCTGAAAGAAAGCAAGGACTTCGGCGCACAAAGGCAGGAAAGCGAAAAGAAGGCAGTGGGCATCGCTCTGCAAAACTTAGCCCTCAACTCCGGTTACGGTGATGTCACCCGCCTGACCTGGAGTATGGAAACCGAATTGATTAAAGAACTGCTACCCTACCTCTCTCCGAAAGAAATAGAAGATGTAGAAGCGTATGTGCACATCAATGATGAAGGCAAGGCGGAAATCAAACAAATCAAAGCCGGGAAAGAGCTCAACAGCATGCCTGCCAAGTTGAAAAAGCATCCATATGTAGAAGAACTGAAAGCGGTACACAAGAAGCTGAAAGACCAGTACACCCGCTCCCGCGTCATGCTGGAACAGGCTATGGAAGACTGCATCCGTTTTGAAGAAAACGAGCTTTGCAAGTTGATGCAGAACCCTGTTATCTGGCCGTTATTGAGACATCTTGTCTTTATCTGTAACGGACAAGCAGGTTTTTATACCGACGGATTACTGGTGACGGCAAATGCCGTTTGTCTCCCGTTGAAGTCGAAAGACGAATTACGTATCGCCCATCCTACCGACCTGTACGCAAGCGGTGACTGGCATACGTATCAGAAATTCCTGTTTGATAAAGCCATACGCCAACCTTTCAAACAGGTGTTCCGCGAGCTTTATGTGCCTACTTCGGAAGAGGAAAACGCCACACAATCCCGCCGCTATGCCGGAAATCAGATTCAACCGCAGAAAACTGTCGCCGTACTGAAAGGACGCCGGTGGGTGGCCGATTATGAAGACGGACTTCAGAAGATATATTATAAAGAGAATATCATCGCTACCATCTACGCCATGGCGGACTGGTTCTCTCCTGCCGACATCGAAGCTCCGATTTTGGAATATGTCTGCTTCCACAACCGCAGGGACTACAAACTGATGAATATCTCGGAAATTCCGCCCGTTATTTTCTCTGAAGTAATGAGGGATGTGGACTTGGCGGTCAGTATAGCCCATGCCGGCAGCGTCGACCCGGAAACCAGTCACTCTACTATCGAAATGCGCAGCACGTTAGTGGAACTGACGATGCCTTTATTCCATCTCAACAACGTGAAGGTAAAAGGTAACTTTGCCCATATAGAAGGCAAACTGGGTAAATACAACATCCACCTGGGCAGTGGTGTGATTCATCAGGAAGGCGGTGCACAGATTGCTGTTCTTCCGGTACATTCGCAAAGCCGCGGACGCCTGTTCCTGCCTTTTGTAGATGAAGACCCGAAAACGGCCGAGATATTGACTAAGATTATCTTCTTTGCGGAAGACAATAAGATAAAAGACCCGAGTATCCTGAATCAAATCAAATAA
- a CDS encoding acyl-CoA dehydrogenase family protein: MANYYTDIPELKFHLNNPMMKRICELKERNYRDKDEFDYAPLDFEDAVDSYDKVLEITGEITGEIIAANAEGVDEEGPHCANGRVEYASGTKQNLDAMVKAGLNGMTMPRKFGGLNFPITPYTMCAEIVAAADAGFGNIWSLQDCIETLYEFGTTDQHSRFIPRVCQGETMSMDLTEPDAGSDLQAVMLKATYSEKDGCWLLNGVKRFITNGDADIHLVLARSEEGTRDGRGLSMFIYDKKQGGVDVRRIEHKLGIHGSPTCELVYKNAKAELCGDRKLGLIKYVMALMNGARLGIAAQSVGLSQAAYNEGLAYAKDRKQFGKAIIDFPAVYDMLAIMKGKLDAGRALLYQTARYVDIYKALDDISRERKLTPEERQEQKRYAKLADSLTPLAKGMNSEYANQNAYDCIQIHGGSGFMMEYACQRIYRDARITSIYEGTTQLQTVAAIRYVTNGSYLATIREYEAIPCSPEMEPLMSRLKKMADKFEASTNAVKEAQDQELLDFVARRLMEMSATIIMCHLLIQDASKSSELFSKSAHVYLNYAEAEVEKHTNFIENFDKEDLAFYKK; the protein is encoded by the coding sequence ATGGCTAATTATTATACAGACATACCGGAACTCAAGTTTCACTTGAACAATCCGATGATGAAACGTATTTGCGAACTCAAAGAACGCAATTACAGAGATAAAGATGAATTCGACTATGCTCCGCTGGACTTTGAAGACGCTGTAGACTCTTACGACAAAGTGTTGGAGATTACAGGAGAAATCACAGGAGAAATCATCGCCGCCAACGCAGAAGGCGTGGACGAAGAAGGTCCTCACTGTGCCAACGGGCGTGTAGAATACGCTTCAGGAACCAAACAGAACCTGGACGCTATGGTAAAAGCCGGCTTGAATGGTATGACTATGCCACGTAAATTCGGCGGTCTGAACTTTCCGATTACTCCGTACACCATGTGCGCGGAAATCGTGGCTGCCGCCGACGCAGGTTTCGGAAACATCTGGTCTTTACAGGACTGTATCGAAACTCTGTACGAGTTCGGAACAACCGACCAGCACAGCCGTTTCATCCCTCGTGTATGCCAGGGCGAAACGATGTCTATGGACTTGACTGAACCGGATGCAGGTTCCGATCTTCAAGCAGTGATGCTGAAAGCGACTTACAGCGAAAAAGACGGCTGCTGGTTGCTAAACGGTGTGAAACGTTTCATTACGAACGGTGATGCTGATATTCACCTCGTGTTGGCTCGTTCTGAAGAAGGAACAAGAGACGGCCGCGGTCTGTCTATGTTTATTTATGACAAAAAGCAAGGTGGCGTAGATGTACGTCGTATCGAACACAAGCTCGGTATCCACGGCTCTCCAACTTGCGAATTGGTATATAAGAACGCCAAAGCCGAACTTTGCGGTGACCGCAAACTCGGTTTGATTAAATACGTTATGGCTTTGATGAACGGTGCCCGTCTGGGTATTGCCGCACAATCCGTAGGTTTGAGCCAGGCTGCTTACAATGAAGGATTGGCTTATGCCAAAGACCGCAAGCAATTCGGCAAAGCGATTATTGATTTCCCGGCAGTATACGACATGCTCGCTATCATGAAAGGGAAGTTGGATGCCGGACGTGCATTGCTGTATCAAACAGCCCGCTACGTAGACATCTACAAAGCGCTGGATGACATTTCCCGCGAGCGCAAGCTGACTCCCGAAGAACGTCAGGAGCAGAAGAGATATGCCAAACTGGCCGACAGTCTCACTCCGCTAGCCAAGGGTATGAACTCTGAATATGCCAATCAGAACGCCTATGACTGTATTCAGATTCATGGCGGTTCGGGCTTCATGATGGAATACGCTTGTCAACGCATCTATCGCGACGCACGTATCACCAGCATCTACGAAGGAACCACCCAGTTGCAGACCGTAGCGGCTATCCGTTACGTGACGAATGGTTCTTACCTCGCTACTATCCGCGAGTACGAAGCAATTCCTTGCTCACCGGAAATGGAACCGTTGATGTCTCGTCTGAAGAAGATGGCTGATAAATTCGAAGCAAGCACGAACGCTGTGAAAGAGGCACAAGATCAGGAATTGCTGGACTTCGTTGCCCGCAGACTGATGGAAATGTCCGCTACCATCATCATGTGTCACCTGTTGATTCAAGATGCCAGCAAATCTTCAGAGCTGTTCTCCAAATCTGCACATGTATATTTGAATTATGCAGAGGCAGAGGTAGAAAAGCATACAAATTTCATCGAAAACTTCGATAAAGAAGACTTGGCTTTCTACAAAAAGTAA
- a CDS encoding DnaJ C-terminal domain-containing protein — MAYIDYYKILGVDKSASQDDIKKAFRKLARKYHPDLNPNDPSAKDKFQEINEANEVLSDPEKRKKYDEYGEHWKHADEFEAQKRAQQQAGGFGGAGGFGGGGQGFSDGNGGYWYSSDGEGFSGGNAGGFSDFFESMFGGHRGGRGQGSAGFRGQDFNAELHLSLRDAAQTHKQVLTVNGKQVRITIPAGVANGQVIKLKGYGAEGINGGPAGDLYITFVIPEDPVFKRLGDDLYVDVEVDLYTAVLGGEKLVDTLDGKVKLKIKPETQNGTKVRLKGKGFPVYKKEGQFGDLIVTYSVKIPTNLTDRQKELFRELQSMN; from the coding sequence ATGGCCTATATAGATTATTACAAGATTCTTGGAGTAGACAAAAGTGCTTCTCAGGACGATATCAAAAAGGCTTTTCGTAAGTTGGCCCGGAAATATCATCCTGACCTGAATCCCAATGACCCGAGTGCAAAGGATAAATTTCAGGAAATCAACGAAGCCAATGAGGTACTGAGTGACCCTGAGAAACGTAAAAAGTATGATGAGTACGGAGAACATTGGAAGCATGCCGATGAATTCGAAGCACAGAAACGGGCGCAGCAACAAGCCGGTGGCTTTGGTGGTGCGGGCGGTTTCGGTGGCGGTGGACAAGGTTTCTCTGACGGTAACGGTGGATATTGGTACAGTTCCGACGGCGAAGGCTTCTCCGGCGGTAATGCCGGCGGTTTCTCCGATTTCTTCGAATCGATGTTCGGTGGACATCGGGGGGGACGGGGACAAGGTTCTGCGGGATTCCGCGGACAAGACTTTAATGCCGAACTTCACCTGTCTCTTCGTGATGCTGCCCAGACACATAAACAGGTATTGACCGTTAATGGTAAACAAGTGCGTATCACTATTCCTGCCGGTGTAGCCAACGGACAAGTGATTAAACTGAAAGGTTACGGAGCCGAAGGTATCAACGGCGGTCCTGCGGGCGACCTGTATATCACTTTCGTCATACCCGAAGACCCCGTATTCAAGCGCCTGGGTGACGATTTGTACGTAGATGTGGAAGTAGACCTTTACACAGCCGTATTGGGTGGTGAGAAGCTGGTCGACACGTTGGACGGTAAGGTGAAACTGAAGATAAAACCGGAAACACAGAACGGTACGAAAGTCCGTCTGAAAGGAAAAGGATTCCCGGTTTATAAGAAGGAAGGACAATTCGGTGACTTGATTGTGACCTATTCTGTCAAGATTCCTACGAACTTGACGGACAGACAGAAAGAGTTGTTCCGCGAGTTACAGAGTATGAACTAA
- a CDS encoding chaperone modulator CbpM, with the protein MQTELIIVSEYCHKCHIEPSFIELLEEGGLINVHTEGGEHYLLLSELPSVERYSRMYYDLSINMEGIDAIHHLLERMEDMRREMSSLRNQLLLYRQREIEEIDW; encoded by the coding sequence ATGCAGACCGAATTAATTATTGTCAGTGAATACTGTCACAAATGTCATATCGAGCCTTCATTCATAGAACTGTTGGAAGAAGGCGGTTTGATTAACGTACATACCGAAGGCGGTGAACATTATCTGCTTTTGTCGGAACTTCCGAGCGTAGAACGTTATAGCAGAATGTATTACGACTTGTCTATCAACATGGAAGGTATTGATGCCATCCATCATTTGCTGGAAAGAATGGAAGATATGCGGCGTGAAATGAGTTCGCTACGCAACCAGCTTTTACTGTACCGGCAACGGGAAATAGAAGAAATTGACTGGTAA
- a CDS encoding GAF domain-containing protein, translating to MAENLLINTGSKEEKYRDLLPQLHALVSTETDFIANLANVAAALKQTFGFFWAGFYIVKGDELVLGPFQGPIACTRIRIGRGVCGTAWKEARTLIVPDVEQFPGHIACSSDSKSEIVVPMIKQGEVIGVLDIDSDTLDSFDTVDARYLEEICTYIG from the coding sequence ATGGCAGAAAATTTATTAATCAATACAGGAAGCAAAGAGGAGAAATATCGCGATCTACTTCCGCAACTACATGCTTTAGTAAGCACGGAAACGGATTTCATTGCCAATCTAGCCAATGTTGCGGCAGCCCTGAAGCAGACTTTCGGTTTCTTTTGGGCAGGCTTTTATATTGTAAAAGGAGATGAACTTGTATTAGGTCCTTTCCAGGGGCCTATTGCCTGTACACGTATCCGAATCGGCAGGGGAGTTTGCGGAACGGCCTGGAAAGAAGCCCGTACACTGATTGTTCCTGATGTAGAGCAATTTCCCGGACACATCGCATGCAGTTCGGATTCAAAATCGGAAATAGTAGTGCCGATGATAAAGCAGGGAGAAGTTATCGGGGTATTGGATATAGACAGTGATACACTGGATAGTTTCGATACGGTTGACGCACGCTATCTGGAAGAAATTTGCACGTACATCGGATAA